One part of the Cyprinus carpio isolate SPL01 chromosome A25, ASM1834038v1, whole genome shotgun sequence genome encodes these proteins:
- the LOC109078309 gene encoding RIB43A-like with coiled-coils protein 2, whose protein sequence is MNPVEHLSDRVEAVQLDRGRNRELQRRERVFNDKLRTIGVDKDALDHQVKERREKEQREANELKDYADELLCSDRAACILEQRQKKDDHLLNEAIVQFRQQFQQPASRREFDLNDPELLKKQEGVQILPGLTGEDLAQKDRLRKQQEQLRAWTLQQQDQLERAKQELQQEMHQYDQSRLALDNRALELQKMEEQSKRAAAITTKDFNLALAAEITHRHLQEHHEEEENNQMDILNQLNGDLLMENPEQNISVLGLSRLRRDYYKGMSPKELQQCTQYQLQQAEDRKRAIMEQGEKERQEHHERMTSARAALLLERQQARINKELRRAMDNTNAQLAQAHDDQNKHLQDVYTNIPDERYFTQFNTSSR, encoded by the exons ATGAATCCAGTCGAGCATCTGTCAGACAGAGTCGAAGCTGTTCAGCTTGACAGAGGGAGAAACAGGGAGCTACAACGCCGAGAGAGGGTCTTCAATGATAAACTCCGCACGATTGGA GTTGACAAGGATGCTCTCGACCACCAAGTTAAAGAACGAAGAGAGAAAGAACAACGCGAAGCGAATGAACTGAAAGACTATG CTGATGAGCTGCTGTGCAGTGATCGTGCAGCCTGTATCTTAGAGCAGCGGCAGAAGAAAGATGACCACCTGCTGAATGAAGCCATTGTTCAATTCAGGCAACAGTTTCAACAACCTGCCAGTCGGCGCGAGTTTGATCTGAATGATCCAGAGCTGCTGAAGAAGCAGGAAGGGGTGCAGATACTGCCGGGGCTGACTGGAGAAGATCTGGCCCAGAAGGACAGGCTGAGGAAGCAGCAGGAGCAGCTCAGAGCATGGACCCTACAACAGCAAGACCAACTAGAGCGAGCAAAACAAGAGTTACAACAAGAGA TGCACCAATATGATCAAAGCAGACTGGCTCTAGACAACCGAGCTCTTGAATTGCAGAAGATGGAGGAACAAAGCAAGAGAGCTGCAGCCATCACCACCAAAGATTTTAACCTTGCACTG GCTGCAGAAATCACACACCGACATCTACAAGAGCATCATGAAGAGGAGGAAAACAACCAGATGGACATCCTGAACCAGCTAAATGGAGACCTGCTGATGGAAAACCCTGAACAGAATATTAGCGTGCTGGGTCTGTCTCGCCTGCGCAGGGACTATTACAAGGGAATGAGTCCTAAAGAGCTCCAGCAGTGCACGCAATACCAGCTGCAGCAAGCAGAAGATAGGAAG CGTGCCATCATGGAGCAAGGAGAGAAGGAGCGTCAGGAGCATCATGAGCGCATGACATCCGCCCGTGCTGCACTGCTGCTAGAAAGACAGCAAGCACGTATTAATAAGGAGCTGCGCAGAGCAATGGACAACACCAACGCACAGCTGGCCCAGGCCCATGACGATCA GAATAAACATCTTCAGGATGTGTACACCAACATTCCCGATGAGCGCTATTTTACCCAGTTTAATACCAGCAGTAGATAA
- the LOC109050640 gene encoding NADH dehydrogenase [ubiquinone] 1 alpha subcomplex subunit 9, mitochondrial-like, translated as MAAVALICRPVGVLPKLSGTCSPVLLAAGPVAVQHRKIHHAVVPRGKGGRSSFSGVAATVFGATGFLGRYVVNRLGRMGSQIVIPHRCDQYDLMYLRPMGDLGQIIFMEWDARDKESIKRAISHSNVVINLVGREWETRNYKFEDVFVSIPQQIARAAHEAGIKKFIHMSHLNADIRSPSKYLRNKAVGEAVVREEFPDAIIMKPSECFGREDRFLNHFANMRWFGKAVPLIAMGKKTVKQPVHVVDVAKAIVNAIKDPDANGKTYALVGPNRYLLHDLVEYIYALSHRPYLAYPIPRPLYHLIARFFEMNPFEPWTTRDKVDRFHTTDMKYPDLPGLEDLGITPSSIEQKAIETLRRHRRYRYLDAELGETKAAKTVSY; from the exons CGGCTGTCGCTCTGATTTGCCGTCCTGTGGGTGTCCTTCCCAAGCTTTCAG GCACCTGTTCTCCGGTGTTGCTGGCGGCCGGTCCTGTGGCCGTTCAGCACAGGAAGATCCATCATGCCGTGGTGCCCAGAGGAAAAGGAGGCCGCTCGTCTTTCAGTGGGGTAGCTGCGACAGTGTTCGGAGCCACTGGCTTCCTGGGGAGATATGTTGTCAACCGACTTG GACGTATGGGCTCCCAGATCGTGATTCCTCACCGGTGTGACCAGTATGATCTCATGTACCTCAGACCTATGGGTGATCTGGGCCAGATCATCTTTATG GAATGGGATGCAAGGGATAAGGAATCGATCAAAAGAGCTATTTCTCACTCCAACGTGGTGATCAACCTTGTGGGAAGAGAGTGGGAGACCAG GAACTACAAGTTTGAAGATGTCTTCGTCTCCATCCCCCAGCAGATCGCAAGGGCAGCTCATGAAGCCGGAATCAAAAAGTTCATACATATGTCCCACCTTAATGCAGATATCCGCAGCCCTTCCAAGTACTTAAGGAATAAG GCTGTAGGTGAAGCAGTGGTGCGGGAAGAGTTCCCTGATGCCATCATTATGAAACCCTCTGAGTGCTTCGGAAGAGAGGATAGATTCTTGAACCACTTTGCTA aTATGCGTTGGTTTGGTAAAGCTGTTCCTCTTATTGCGATGGGCAAGAAGACAGTCAAACAGCCTGTTCAT gTGGTGGATGTGGCCAAAGCCATCGTTAATGCCATCAAAGACCCCGATGCTAATGGGAAAACATATGCTTTAGTTGG GCCCAACCGGTATCTACTGCATGACTTGGTGGAGTACATATATGCTCTGTCCCACAGGCCATATTTGGCTTACCCCATACCTCGCCCTCTCTATCA CCTCATAGCAAGATTTTTTGAGATGAACCCTTTCGAGCCCTGGACGACCCGTGATAAAGTCGACCGG TTCCACACAACGGACATGAAGTACCCTGACCTCCCAGGACTGGAGGATTTGGGCATTACACCTTCCTCCATTGAGCAGAAGGCCATTGAAACCTTGCGTCGCCATCGCCGTTACCGCTACCTGGATGCTGAGCTCGGAGAGACCAAGGCCGCCAAAACAGTCAGCTATTAA
- the LOC109078304 gene encoding LOW QUALITY PROTEIN: probable polypeptide N-acetylgalactosaminyltransferase 8 (The sequence of the model RefSeq protein was modified relative to this genomic sequence to represent the inferred CDS: inserted 2 bases in 1 codon) has product MRIAARVRVLVIGVIVYILVYMSFIKSEDPEIFIILWNYCNILPISAIEIKNQKVREAVVEHKITNKTEVKKYPKSLLFKSWGTELTEEEQMEAERXFQQFGYNVFLSNRLPLNRTIPDTRDIRCATKSYPKDLPTISVILIYFNEALSVIKRAIHSITDKTPAHLLKEIILVDDYSSFEDLQLALDEYIDLFNKDNPGLIKKVRHKRHMGLAKARVSGWEEATGQVVAILDAHIEVHKEWAEPLLARIKADRTVVLSPVFDKVLFDTLEVKKYNARAHAFDWNLWCMYESFRPEWYKNKDPSEPGKSPSVMGILVAERQFLGEIGVLDEGMTIYGGENVELGIRVWLCGGSIEVVPCSKIAHIERAHKPYSPDLRKPMIRNALRVAEIWLDEYKSNVNIAWNLPLKNHGLDIGDVSERKQLRNKLKCKPFKWYLENVYPLLDTWKDIIGYGALNNDLKEKFCVDQGPVPGSVPILYGCHYYKPQHCYYNRNGEIYIGGIKSHTYNSNRCLMDPGSGKTPALHDCKNAKVKGLSIYWDFSQGNAIKNRNTNRCLEISQGEDSYYHLILQTCTGQKWTIQHVIKDF; this is encoded by the exons ATGAGGATTGCTGCTAGAGTCCGTGTGTTAGTTATTGGTGTCATAGTTTATATTCTTGTGTACATGTCATTTATTAAGTCAGAAGATCCAGAG ATTTTCATTATCCTGTGGAATTATTGCAATATACTTCCAATTTCAGCCATagaaatcaaaaatcaaaaagtcAGAGAGGCTGTTGTggaacataaaattacaaataaaacggAGGTTAAGAAGTACCCAAAATCACTTCTCTTTAAATCATGGGGAACTGAACTCACAGAAGAGGAACAGATGGAAGCAGAGAG GTTTCAACAGTTCGGATACAATGTGTTCCTCAGTAACAGATTACCACTGAACAGAACAATCCCTGATACTCGAGACATCAG atgtGCTACAAAGAGCTACCCCAAGGACCTGCCAACCATTAGTGTGATTCTGATCTATTTTAATGAAGCTCTGTCAGTCATTAAAAGGGCAATCCACAGCATCACTGACAAAACTCCTGCTCATCTGCTAAAGGAGATCATCCTGGTGGACGACTACAGCTCGTTTG AGGATCTGCAACTGGCTCTAGATGAATACATTGATCTATTTAATAAAGACAACCCTGGCCTAATCAAGAAAGTGAGACACAAAAGGCATATGGGCCTTGCCAAGGCAAGAGTCTCAGGCTGGGAAGAGGCCACAGGTCAGGTGGTAGCCATTCTGGATGCACACATTGAAGTTCATAAGGAATG GGCAGAGCCACTACTTGCAAGAATCAAAGCAGACAGGACAGTAGTGCTGTCACCGGTGTTTGACAAAGTGCTTTTTGACACACTGGAGGTTAAGAAGTATAACGCTCGTGCTCATGCGTTTGACTGGAACCTCTGGTGCATGTATGAGTCCTTTCGGCCAGAATGGTACAAAAACAAAGACCCATCAGAACCAGGGAA GAGTCCCTCAGTCATGGGTATCCTTGTTGCTGAACGTCAATTCCTGGGAGAAATTGGAGTTTTGGATGAAGGAATGACAATTTATGGGGGTGAAAATGTTGAATTAGGAATACGT gTCTGGCTCTGTGGTGGGAGTATTGAAGTGGTGCCGTGTTCAAAGATCGCACACATCGAAAGAGCACATAAGCCCTATTCACCAGATCTCAGGAAACCCATGATTCGAAACGCCCTGAGAGTGGCTGAAATCTGGCTGGATGAATATAAATCAAATGTGAATATTGCCTGGAATCTCCCTCTAAAG aatCATGGGCTTGATATCGGTGATGTGAGTGAAAGAAAACAATTACGAAATAAACTCAAATGTAAGCCCTTCAAATGGTATCTGGAAAATGTATATCCTCTCCTAGACACCTGGAAAGACATAATTGGTTATGGTGCG CTGAATAATGACCTTAAAGAAAAATTCTGCGTTGATCAAGGACCTGTTCCTGGAAGTGTACCTATTCTTTATGGGTGTCATTACTATAAACCTCAG cattgtTATTACAACCGTAATGGAGAGATCTACATTGGAGGCATCAAATCTCACACGTATAACTCTAACCGTTGTCTAATGGATCCTGGCAGTGGAAAGACACCAGCGTTGCACGACTGTAAAAATGCCAAGGTGAAAGGATTGAGTATATACTGGGACTTTTCTCAG ggaaatgcaataaaaaacagaaacacaaatcgATGTCTTGAGATCAGCCAAGGAGAGGACTCCTACTATCATCTGATTTTGCAAACATGCACAGGACAAAAATGGACAATACAACATGTCATCAAAGACTTTTAA
- the LOC109078308 gene encoding adenosine deaminase 2-A: MHAVTLRGLMWIWMLFLWCASCNCGPDPGKREALLRLEASRRTGGSITLNEREKLLDTKLQKLKQHDMEAGNFPPSMHFFKAKRFIDQSPVFSLLQKMPKGAALHVHDFAMVGVDWLVKNVTYRENCYVCFTDEQTVQFIFSSGQPASRPHCSSWTLLRSLREKIKNSTDLDNSFIRNLTLFTEDPDRAYPSQDIVWKRFEQAFLVAYGLVTYAPVFKDYLYEGLRQFYEDNIMYVEIRALLPATYELDGRFNNKDWSMRACQDVVKRFKENFPDFLGARVIFTVHRGINATEAVKTVEEAMTLHRNFPDIMAGFDFVGREDLGRPLWYFKNALSLPEERGVNLPYFFHAGETDTQGTDVDQNLMDALLFNTTRIGHGFALARHPVVKELSRKMDVPIEVCPISNQVLKLVSDLRDHPVAVLMAEGHPVVISSDDPALFGATALSHDFYEAFMGFGGMSFNLGTLKELVINSLRYSSLPSQTKKKAIEVLLVNWDKFVLESLL; this comes from the exons ATGCACGCGGTGACACTAAGAGGCCTGATGTGGATATGGATGCTGTTTCTGTGGTGTGCATCATGTAACTGTGGACCAGATCCCGGGAAGCGGGAAGCTCTGTTAAGGCTGGAAGCGTCTAGACGGACAGGAGGCAGTATAACACTGAACGAGAGAGAGAAACTGCTTGACACAAAGCTTCAGAAACTGAAGCAGCATGATATGGAAGCAGGAAACTTCCCACCGTCCATGCATTTCTTCAAGGCTAAGCGCTTCATCGATCAAAGTCCTGTGTTTAGTTTGCTTCAGAAGATGCCTAAAG GTGCTGCCCTGCATGTTCATGACTTTGCTATGGTGGGTGTGGATTGGCTGGTGAAGAATGTGACCTACAGAGAGAACTGCTACGTGTGCTTCACAGATGAGCAGACCGTGCAGTTTATCTTCTCCTCTGGACAGCCTGCATCTCGTCCACACTGCTCCTCATGGACTTTGCTCAGATCCCTCAGGGAGAAGATTAAAAACAGCACTGATTTGGACAACAG TTTCATTCGAAATCTCACGCTCTTCACCGAGGACCCAGACAGAGCCTATCCTAGCCAAGATATTGTGTGGAAGAGATTTGAGCAGGCATTCTTGGTGGCCTACGGGTTGGTCACCTATGCACCTGTGTTCAAAGACTACCTCTATGAAGGTCTCAGACAGTTTTATGAGGACAACATCATGTATGTGGAAATCAGAGCGCTGCTGCCAGCG ACATATGAACTTGATGGCAGATTTAATAACAAGGACTGGAGTATGAGGGCCTGCCAGGACGTTGtgaaaagatttaaagaaaacttCCCAGACTTCCTAGGAGCTCGAGTCATTTTTACCGTCCACAG GGGTATAAATGCAACTGAGGCGGTGAAGACAGTAGAGGAAGCAATGACACTACACAGGAACTTTCCAGATATCATGGCAGGCTTTGACTTT GTAGGACGGGAAGACCTCGGAAGACCTCTGTGGTACTTCAAGAACGCTCTGAGTCTACCTGAAGAGAGGGGTGTTAACCTGCCATACTTTTTCCACGCAGGAGAGACAG ATACACAGGGAACAGATGTTGATCAGAACCTCATGGATGCTCTTCTATTCAACACCACACGTATAGGTCATGGTTTTGCTTTGGCACGCCATCCTGTAGTTAAAGAGTTGTCTAGAAAGATGGATGTACCTATTGAAGTCTGTCCAATCTCAAATCAG GTGTTGAAATTGGTCTCAGACTTGCGGGACCACCCAGTGGCAGTACTGATGGCTGAGGGTCATCCTGTAGTGATCAGTTCAGATGATCCAGCTCTGTTTGGGGCCACTGCCCTTTCACACGATTTCTACGAAGCCTTCATGGGCTTTGGAGGAATGAGCTTTAATTTAGGCACATTGAAAGAGCTGGTCATAAACTCCCTCAG GTACAGCTCACTGCCAAGTCAAACTAAGAAAAAGGCTATTGAGGTATTGCTGGTAAATTGGGACAAGTTTGTCTTGGAAAGTTTACTGTAG
- the LOC109064477 gene encoding LOW QUALITY PROTEIN: cat eye syndrome critical region protein 2 homolog (The sequence of the model RefSeq protein was modified relative to this genomic sequence to represent the inferred CDS: deleted 1 base in 1 codon; substituted 3 bases at 3 genomic stop codons), with product MSQGCITSVEEIQSWWEVPAVAHFCSLFRTAFNLPDFEIEELEQALLKQDLDFLSDLLCSLLKGCYQRRDITIQSFSSYLQDIISYRWELEEGKANPLKEHPFEELPPRTQVEVLHRLCDYRLDAADVFDRLKGLDSDSLRVEPLGQDGNGACYWYFYGTRLYKEEPVEAVSPQYSDSYDKVTEKKRRWRPPKKSEDRLAMEEEGEDSVKEEDESIEEPKPAIERERGAWSLVCNSEEQWVNLAESIKDKISPQDRHLYRIITQNFLPEISNMIEQKEKEMKHKLLNPPKEHNSHHNTEQNGSKENGTQATSEVDKHREEDLERQVLLAEQRKEEERLLQEEREREEQERVKAVEERARRRKQREEKAWLLSQGKELPPELLNMETHSSRRARRTKELYDIDDDYTALYKVLEALKAHKDAWPFMEPVDESYAPNYHEIIQTPMDLSTIERKLNDGEYMAKDEFVADVKLMFENCLEYNGEESEYDGIIMSESLERCLTXPNGPLNXIVASNRPAEDGDTDNNGVSLXPGPTEAAEVTQWDRKDKKKSKSHKESGPESLIRVTEQVQKRKTSNSGKGNYQQQDKPTYTLQHPPPHYINGPPHPHNIHPGQQQSGMLHPVQQFQQPAGPGMYAQRMMIDPQYPYPGQRPLMSRPPVDHGTQHIPHYSMQGSHINGPNLGPRYPIGLGQPLQHPHQQKSYPGPTHGPSLGPRPMTLQPGGLCAPPPEGNMYPSWQHPERQSMQPVGNRYPRPGIPMHSSYPPYGPHSMNVPRMWPPMNNQGQQTPGGPMMQEQSATSQHPYNNNMIHPPHSTGYAVTDGQYRMPSVSSQSPIGQRQPGALQVLRPHLASMLDSPEMIALQQLSASSSQQDETFQPTPECGGNALASAALSSPENQFIRPSIDGATDIQHTPISPKGSSPKSGDKQSTGENALTEADMRSHPNPTEKSEQPLLGTAPASVSDSSTEDPSQNEEKHRLSNLEKIHNSDHPNSQTQPGRPQQKSVNDSSLPLNGPQPMPHKSPDEIPQYPSQQIHNNVPPQFIQNGSQRQSQNVPSHILQNLSQQMQQNESHQYPQNSSQQIPHNGPVRGPQVGPLHGMPQIPPQGGQPGVHQPATLSSLPPSHPVSHPLAQPSPADQGDQRPCEPTSRKVSGGSTASKDSSNADMRNDHANGLYKSQPFSPESQTQLGRQELAPLHNQALPIHTQGPESNIVTQYGATEPVHQHFGPQMGGALNPPNHQPYPNQGPLSQGNNPHQNPVHYPAYHQQGVSYQYRMATQHPQGQSSMYPQFQQQQFYQHPRHGRPGFPSEEWPRPLYHPQHPMMPNSYPSPSTGSFNGRHKDNSVSPHGSDRSAGSLMSPIPLPDGSHSSALENREDGSPAKQARTEEPSERSESPKEILDLDSHNATARHRTSAQPHPSFPYESRGMHPSMQQFPSGHFAPQHPHPHLMEALQRPQHLPFSPGQTRMAMYRHPNVAGHFQGMMVAQRAVVAEHLFHTGHQMLSTASPNGPGNKQGV from the exons GAACTTGAGCAAGCACTACTGAAACAAGACCTAGACTTCCTCTCAGACCTCCTCTGCTCCCTGCTAAAAGGATGTTACCAGCGCAGAGACATCAC gatTCAGTCCTTTAGCAGCTACCTGCAAGACATTATCAGTTACCGCTGGGAACTGGAAGAAGGGAAGGCCAATCCACTGAAGGAGCACCCATTTGAAGAGCTGCCACCACGCACACAGGTGGAAGTCTTGCACAGACTCTGTGACTATCGTCTTGATGCTGCTGATGTCTTTGACCGGCTCAAG GGCCTGGATTCAGACAGTTTACGTGTTGAGCCTCTGGGCCAGGATGGGAATGGGGCCTGCTATTGGTACTTTTATGGTACACGGCTGTACAAAGAGGAGCCAGTCGAAGCAGTGTCTCCCCAATACAG TGATAGTTACgacaaagtgacagaaaagaaaagaagatggAGGCCACCAAAGAAATCTGAAGATAGACTGGCCAT GGAGGAGGAGGGGGAAGACTCTGTGAAGGAAGAGGATGAAAGTATTGAGGAGCCCAAGCCTGCAATAG AGCGTGAGCGTGGAGCCTGGTCTCTGGTGTGTAACTCAGAGGAGCAGTGGGTCAATCTGGCCGAAAGTATTAAGGACAAAATCTCTCCTCAGGACCGGCACCTGTACCGTATCATCACTCAAAACTTCCTGCCTGAGATCAGTAACATGATTGAACAAAAG GAGAAAGAGATGAAGCATAAACTACTGAATCCGCCCAAGGAACACAACAGCCATCACAACACTGAACAAAATGGCAGCAAAGAGAATGGG ACACAAGCCACATCTGAGGTGGACAAGCATAGGGAGGAGGACCTGGAAAGGCAAGTCCTGCTCGCTGAACAacggaaagaagaagaaagactgCTTCAGGAAGAACGGGAGAGAGAGGAACAGGAGCGAGTCAAAGCTGTCGAGG AACGTGCACGTAGAAGGAAGCAGCGAGAGGAGAAGGCCTGGCTGCTCTCTCAAGGAAAAGAACTTCCCCCTGAGCTGCTGAATATGGAGACTCACTCTAGTCGCCGAGCACGTCGCACCAAAGAGCT TTATGACATAGACGATGATTACACTGCTCTCTACAAAG TGTTGGAGGCCCTCAAAGCTCACAAAGATGCCTGGCCTTTCATGGAGCCTGTTGATGAGTCTTATGCCCCCAACTATCATGAAATCATACAG ACTCCAATGGACCTGTCCACCATTGAAAGAAAGCTGAATGATGGGGAGTACATGGCTAAGGATGAGTTTGTGGCCGATGTAAAGCTTATGTTTGAGAACTGTCTGGAATACAATGGAGAAGAGAGTG AATATGATGGTATTATAATGTCTGAGTCCTTGGAA CGCTGCTTAACATAACCGAACGGCCCTTTGAACTGAATTGTGGCATCTAATCGCCCTGCTGAGGATGGCGACACGGACAATAATGGAGTTTCACTTTAACCGGGCCCTACTGAAGCTGCTGAGGTGACGCAGTGGGACCGCAAGGATAAGAAAAAGAGCAAAAGTCACAAAGAGTCGGGTCCTGAGAGCTTGATCAGAGTCACTGAGCAAGTTCAAAAACGCAAAACGTCCAATAGTGGAAAGGGAAATTATCAGCAACAAGATAAACCCACATATACTTTACAACACCCTCCCCCACACTACATCAACGGTCCCCCACATCCTCATAACATCCACCCAGGACAGCAACAGTCTGGCATGTTACATCCCGTTCAACAG TTTCAACAACCTGCAGGACCAGGAATGTATGCTCAACGAATGATGATTGACCCCCAATATCCATATCCTGGACAGAGACCCCTCATGTCCAGGCCACCAGTGGATCATGGAACTCAGCATATACCTCACTACAGCATGCAG ggttCCCACATAAATGGTCCAAATCTCGGTCCTAGATACCCAATTGGACTTGGTCAACCACTACAACATCCACATCAGCAAAAATCTTATCCTGGTCCTACTCATGGTCCTTCTCTTGGCCCAAGGCCAATGACCCTTCAGCCTGGAGGCCTCTGTGCCCCTCCACCTGAAGGCAACATGTACCCTTCATGGCAACATCCAGAAAGGCAGTCCATGCAGCCTGTGGGGAACCGGTATCCCAGGCCAGGTATTCCAATGCATAGTTCCTACCCTCCTTATGGCCCCCATAGCATGAATGTGCCCAGGATGTGGCCACCCATGAACAATCAGGGGCAGCAGACACCTGGTGGACCTATGATGCAAGAACAGAGTGCAACTAGCCAACATCCATACAATAACAACATGATCCATCCTCCACACAGTACTGGTTATGCAGTGACAGATGGTCAATATAGAATGCCCTCTGTCAGCTCCCAAAGTCCCATTGGCCAAAGACAACCAGGGGCGCTTCAGGTATTAAGGCCACATTTGGCTTCCATGCTTGATAGTCCAGAGATGATTGCCCTCCAGCAGCTCTCTGCCTCATCTTCTCAACAGGATGAGACTTTTCAGCCCACCCCAGAATGTGGTGGTAATGCTTTGGCTTCTGCTGCTTTGTCTTCTCCTGAAAACCAGTTCATCAGGCCTTCTATAGATGGTGCTACagacatccagcacactcccatATCCCCCAAAG GTTCAAGTCCAAAATCTGGTGATAAACAATCAACTGGAGAAAATGCCTTGACTGAAGCTGACATGCGTTCTCATCCTAATCCAACAGAAAAATCTGAGCAACCACTTCTAGGAACAGCTCCAGCATCAGTGTCCGATTCAAGCACAGAAGATCCCAGTCAGAATGAAGAGAAACATAGACTGTCAAATCTAGAGAAAATACACAACAGTGACCACCCAAATTCTCAAACCCAACCAGGTCGCCCACAGCAAAAATCTGTGAATGACTCTTCATTACCCCTAAATGGTCCTCAGCCAATGCCTCATAAATCCCCAGATGAAATCCCCCAGTATCCCTCTCAACAAATCCATAATAACGTTCCACCACAGTTTATTCAGAATGGTTCTCAACGACAGTCTCAGAATGTTCCTTCACATATTCTGCAGAATCTTTCTCAACAGATGCAACAAAATGAATCTCATCAGTATCCTCAGAACAGCTCACAGCAAATACCACACAATGGACCAGTCAGAGGGCCACAGGTGGGACCTCTTCATGGAATGCCACAGATTCCACCTCAGGGGGGTCAGCCCGGTGTTCATCAGCCTGCTACCCTTAGCTCTCTACCTCCTAGCCACCCTGTATCGCATCCACTTGCTCAACCCTCTCCAGCTGATCAGGGAGACCAAAGACCTTGTGAGCCTACCAGCAGGAAAGTGTCAGGTGGGAGTACAGCCTCCAAGGATAGCAGCAATGCTGACATGAGGAATGATCATGCCAATGGACTTTACAAATCACAGCCCTTCAGTCCAGAGTCACAAACCCAACTAGGAAGGCAGGAGCTAGCACCTCTTCACAATCAGGCTCTTCCAATACACACTCAGGGTCCAGAGAGTAACATTGTGACCCAATACGGTGCAACTGAGCCAGTACATCAACACTTTGGCCCACAGATGGGTGGAGCATTAAACCCGCCAAATCACCAGCCTTACCCAAACCAGGGACCACTATCACAGGGAAATAACCCTCATCAAAATCCTGTACACTATCCTGCTTATCACCAGCAAGGTGTTTCATACCAGTATCGCATGGCCACACAGCATCCTCAAGGCCAATCCAGCATGTATCCTCAGTTCCAGCAGCAGCAGTTCTATCAGCACCCCCGACATGGCCGACCTGGATTTCCATCTGAGGAGTGGCCTAGACCTCTGTATCACCCTCAGCACCCAATGATGCCCAATTCTTACCCATCACCATCCACTGGTAGTTTTAATGGCCGACACAAGGACAATAGCGTGTCTCCACATGGCTCTGATCGATCTGCTGGAAGTTTAATGTCACCTATTCCTTTACCTGATGGGTCCCATAGCAGTGCATTGGAAAACAGAGAGGATGGCAGCCCTGCCAAGCAGGCAAGGACTGAAGAGCCTTCTGAACGGTCTGAGAGCCCAAAGGAGATCTTGGACCTGGATAGCCACAATGCTACAGCCCGACATCGTACTTCAGCTCAGCCACATCCCAGTTTCCCATATGAGTCACGAGGCATGCATCCCAGCATGCAGCAGTTTCCCAGTGGACATTTTGCACCACAGCATCCTCATCCACATTTGATGGAAGCTTTACAGAGACCCCAGCACCTGCCTTTCTCTCCAGGCCAAACTCGCATGGCTATGTACAGGCATCCAAATGTTGCAGGGCACTTCCAGGGAATGATGGTTGCTCAAAGAGCAGTGGTTGCAGAACACTTATTTCACACTGG GCACCAGATGTTGAGTACAGCATCTCCCAATGGCCCAGGTAATAAACAAGGAGTATGA